Within Psychrobacter sp. DAB_AL43B, the genomic segment CCTCGATCAAAATTATGCAAAAACCGTTATTATTGATAACGATAAACAAAATACCAGCTATGACATGGTGCTAGGTCAACTAAACTTGATTTTAGATTTCTCGCAAAAACTTAATACCCAAAGCCAAAGTGGTGTCGTTGATAAATTACTTGCCAGCCGCCGATATCTAGATGACGTCTATAAAGAAAGTGGCATGGCAGCCGATAATCTAAAGTTAAAGTAAATAATACATGCGAACAACGAATAAAAAATTGATGGTAATCGCAAATAACTGTGAAAGACTATATTTAATATAGGTATTACTGTAATTAGTGATTCTTAGTAAGAGATAGTTATACGTGGTTCACTATGTTTAAATAAAACCCTATTAATGGATAGCCATCTTATTATGAAAAACCTTCCCGCTACCTTTGCCAAACCAAAGCGCGACTTTGAAACTGTTTCTGCCGTTCTTTTGAGTATATTACTACTGAGTGCTTGCCAAAAAGCACCAGAGCCTGAGACAGCTAACGAGACCACCACTGAAGCGGCATCTCAAATGACACCCGTGACTTCTAACATCAATACGCCTACAGTCACTAATGAAGAGGCAAATGCCGCTGAGCCTACTACTAGCCCAGAGCAAGATATGAGCTTAGCTGAGCTGGAAAATGACCTTGATGCAACAGATTTGGCAGCAAATAACCCTGCTCCAGCGCCCAATCCAGAGCAAGCTATTAAAGGCGCTCAAATCACTGATGTCCGTTATAAAAGCGCCACAGGTGAATCTTTATCAGTCGTCTTTGAAACGTCGGCAGCAGGTATGCTCAACGCTGTTGTCACCTTACCCAACAAACCAAAAATAACTTTGAGTGCACCTGAAGGTCAAGGGAATAATCCCACCTACCGCTCAAACGATGGCAGTATGCAGCTGGTCAGTCATGCTGGCGGTGGTACAATCGACTTTATTCAAAACAATAAAATGACAAGCTTTGATGCCATTAGTGCCGATGCAGAAGTGATTACCGAGTAAGCTTTATAAGCATAAAACCATGTGGTAAAGGTAGTAAAAAAATGACAATAAAAAAGGCAGCAAACGTTGATATCGTTGCCGCCTTTTTTGCTATTAATTTGACTTATTTTAATTTTATTTAACCAAAGCCTGTTGTTTTTCCAAACAAACTCACCAGCCAGCTTATTACTGTCCACAAGCCCCAACCGATAATGATAATAACCATTAATCCCAATATATCAGGTATATGCAAATATAGCCAAGCGACGACTGGATTGCGCCAAAAGAAACCAAAGCGACTTTGTTGTTGCTTGTCTTCTAATGACTGATGTAAAAATGGTCGATCCATATGCATGGTTTCGGTGATGCCATACTCGTCTTTTAGATGTTCATGCACGATGCCCAAGGTCTTACGACTGGGACGAATAAAGATATCGAGCAACGTTCCAATACCAGGTACGATCCCGACTACCATATCGATGAGCGCCAGTCTGACGGCTGGTGTCATTTTATGCGCCGGTACTCCCAGCTGACGACCCAATATGAACGCATAGCTGGTTAACGCCAATCCCGCCAAATCACCCGCCAGTGGAATGGTTGAAAGTGCGGCATCGGCACCCATGCCTTGTTTAGTAAAAGGAATGCGAACGAGAGAATCCATGGTATTGGCAAACTTTGCCAATTTACGCTCAGTCTCGATGACTTGCTCTCGGGTTAGCCCTTGCGCAGCCAATCTTGCCTGATAATCTACGACAGGCGCATTAGATGATTTACTCGCTTTTAATCTCGAAAATTTATTTAATTTATCCATTAAAAGTCGTCCAGATACAAGCGATGGCTATAAGAGCAAAGACATAACGCCCTACCCATATATTGGCTAAAAATGCCTGAAAGCAGGCTAAAGCATTACGGCTGGCACAAGCACTGTTTTGCTTGGCAAACATCATGGCGACTAAAGCCAGTCCAAATACGGGCGTAATGCCCAAGCTGGTTAGCGCAAAATAATGCCACATAACCGCGCCCATGATGAGTAGAAATAAAGTTTGTAGCACTGAAATAATAATCACATCATAGCGGCCAAATAATATCGCTGTTGATTTGACCCCTATCTTTAAATCATCTTCACGGTCGGCCATGGCATACTGGGTATCATAGGCGACTGTCCAACACATATATGCCAAAAATAATAGCCAACACCAAATATCAGGTGCGCCTTGAATCGCTACATAAGCCATCGGTATCGCCCAGCCGAAAGCGGCTGCCAAAAATACTTGTGGTAAATGCGTATAGCGTTTCATAAACGGATAAATAAATGCCAATATAACGGCACCAAACGACCAATAGAACACCTCAATGGGCAAAAAGAATAACAGACTGCCACTTAATAACACCAATACTAAAAATGCTGCAATGGCCTCTTTACCAGAAAGACGGCCATCGGCTAGCGGTCGACCTTTAGTACGGCCAACGTGACCATCGACTTTACGATCGGCAAAGTCATTAATCGCACAGCCTGCCGCCCGCATCAATATCGCCCCAAGGGCAAAAACAATAAAGATACTTAAACTCGGTAGACCTGCCGTAATGCCTTCGCCTTGCTGCTGTGCTTGTCCCATTGCAGCGAATAACACGCCCCATAATGTTGGCCAAAGCAGTAGCTCAATGCCCACCGGTTTATCAAAGCGTGTTAGCTGGATGTAGGCTTGTAGTTTGTCGTTAAATGTCATGGCGTTTTAATTATCATCGATAGAAAGTATTAAGTAATAATTTGGGTGCATAGCAATTTAGTATATAGAACTTGGCTTACGCTGCTTTGATACTATCAATGCCACTAAACGTGTTGCCACATCTTATTTGCTTCCATAAGTGACAGCTCAGGATATTGCTTGCGTAAGGCTTTAATTGCAGCAACTTTCTCTTTTTGTGCGGCTTGCTGACGTAAAAACGCCAATTGCTCTTTAGGATTACTTAACTCTTTTAGACGTGCTTCAAGTCGCAAAATTCTGGTACGCAGCATAATATTGATTAACAATAACGCCGCACCCATCACCCAAACGATTAATACAGACATTCCCTGCTCCTAAATTTATAAGCTGTCTTATTTCATATAATTAAACAAAATAACCGTCAAATCGTACCGCTTCGTTATGCCAGCTCTCACTTGGCTGTTGATGAGCAAGTAACGGCGCAGATTGTGGACGCTTAACAATGACGCGGCCTTGTTTTTGACCATTTTGACTGACCACTGCTTGCGCAGATTGTAGCAATTGCCGTTCTTCGTCTAATGTTGGTGGGCTGGCCAATTGGTGCAATGCTTGCATATGCTTACCCACTTTAGCCCCTTTACCCGTTTTACTATCTTGGTAGCTATCCTCTGGAAACATAGGATCTAGATACACCATATCGACGATTTTACTATTATCAGCGACTGATTCATTATTAACGCTTTGAAAATAACTAAGTGCATCCGTATTAATAATATGCAAACGTGACATCAATTTTTGCCAATTTGCTAACGTACTCATGCGCTGCTGCTCTGCTAACAATAGCAGCGCCATTAAGGGCTGCTGCTCAAGCATTATTACCTGAGCGCCAGTACTGGCCAATATTAGGCTGTCATGACCAAAGCCAGCAGTGGCATCAATAACTCTGCTATCCGCTGTGATTTTTGCCGCTTGCAATAATAACTCAGACTTGCGTCCCGCACTTACCACACGCCGCTGTAATTTATCCCATTCAGGGGCAACGCTTAAGCCATCACTCAGCCATGAGAGCTTATTTTTATCATCTAATAATAAGACAGGCTGAGTCGATGTTTGACTTAATTGCTGGCGATGTTTTTGATTTAATTTCTCTGTCACCAGTTCAATATTTAAAATAATGGGTAGCGCATGCTCAGCTATCAACGCCTGTAAGCTCTCGACTTGACTTGCCTGCGTCTGACTAACATAAAGTAGTTGGCAGTTTATAGCAGCGGTCGGTACGTGCTTTACATTGGTCATGACTGCCATTCCTTTCTCATACTTACCACATCATGAATTGCTATCAAAAACCATTCCATTATAAAGTTTAGCCTGCCATTTGATAACCAAAACCCCAAGCGGCTATTAAGACCAACACACCAGTGATAATACGCAACCAAGCAAACACCTTAAAGTCACGACGACTGACCCAAGCGACCAATAAGCGAATACAAAGTAAGGCAACGATAAATGACACGACGGTACCAATGCCTAGCACTAACCAATCTTCGCTACTGGTCAAAACGTCACGATGCTTAATAAAATCTAGTAGTGCCGCACCAATGATAACCGGAATACCCAAAAAGAAGGAAAACTCAGCGGAAGCTTTACGTGAGACCCCAAGCCACAGTGCACCGATAATGGTCGCTCCTGAACGCGAGGTACCAGGTATCAATGCCAAACATTGCAGCAAACCTATCATCAATGCCGTCTTTAGACTAACGTCTTCTGCTTCTTGCGCAATAATTGGCTTAGGACGATTTTCGACATAAAATATCAGCAAACCGCCGATAATTAGCATAATCGCAACGACAATAGGATTAAATAAATAAGCTTTAATCTCATCGGCAAAGGTAAAACCAACAATCATCACCGGAATAGTGGCAACAATTAAGCTCAATCCAAGCTGCCTTGGGTTACTCATGCCCTCTGCTTTACCCGTCAGCAGACCCATAAGTGCTTGCCATAGTCTACCCCAGTAGTCATAAATGACCGCTAAAATAGCGCCAAACTGTATCACCACCACAAACAAATCGACTTTTTCTTTGGTCCAAAAGCCCATCAAATCGGCTGATAAAATTAAATATCCTGTGCTAGAGATAGGTAAAAACTCAGTGATACCTTCAACGATACCCATGATGACAGCTTGAATTAATAAGAGTATATCCACAATTATTTTCCTAAAAACAGACCTACAGGCTGTCTTATATTATTGTTACTTTTATAATAGTTGATAGCTACGACATATTTAGTCATTATCAATAACTTCTATCTTAATAGGGAAAAACTACGCTTTCCCTTGCTCTTTGAGCGTTTTCCACGCTTGATTGCGCAGATACTGTGGTAGCGCATGCGCGGCATCTGTACCACCTAACGTCATAAACTGGGCGATGCCTAATTGCCCTATTACTACTGCATCAGGCCAAACCTCATCATGGCTTATTTGTTCATCATGCAGGCTCAATAAACCAGCACCATTGCCGACGATAGCAATGTTAAGCGCTGTTTGACTGTCATAATCTAGCAACTGCTCAGTATTTTCGCCATTGTCTTGATTAACAGGCTGCATAATATTGTCTATTAGCGCATATTGCCCAAAATAAACCTGCTGCATACGCGCATCGAGGGCACTATATACGTGCGTCAAGCCGTACTTTTGGTAGGCAGATTGGGCAATCGCTTGCAAGCTTGAAACACCGACGCAAGGAATGTCATGCGCCACGGATAACGCCTGCACTACCGCTGTATTAATCCGAATACCACTAAAGGCGCCGGGGCCACGATTAAATATTAATGCTTTTATATCAGCGAGGCGCAACTGAGCCTCAGATAAAGCGGCATCAATCATCGGTAGGATTTGCTGCGTCTGCTGGCGCTTACCCGTTTCGGTATGACTCGATAGTACTTGACCGCTGGTATCTAAAATCGCGATCGAACACTGATCAAACACGGTATCCATTGCTAAAAACATCATAACCTCGGCTTATAGTC encodes:
- a CDS encoding DUF4112 domain-containing protein gives rise to the protein MDKLNKFSRLKASKSSNAPVVDYQARLAAQGLTREQVIETERKLAKFANTMDSLVRIPFTKQGMGADAALSTIPLAGDLAGLALTSYAFILGRQLGVPAHKMTPAVRLALIDMVVGIVPGIGTLLDIFIRPSRKTLGIVHEHLKDEYGITETMHMDRPFLHQSLEDKQQQSRFGFFWRNPVVAWLYLHIPDILGLMVIIIIGWGLWTVISWLVSLFGKTTGFG
- the ubiA gene encoding 4-hydroxybenzoate octaprenyltransferase; amino-acid sequence: MTFNDKLQAYIQLTRFDKPVGIELLLWPTLWGVLFAAMGQAQQQGEGITAGLPSLSIFIVFALGAILMRAAGCAINDFADRKVDGHVGRTKGRPLADGRLSGKEAIAAFLVLVLLSGSLLFFLPIEVFYWSFGAVILAFIYPFMKRYTHLPQVFLAAAFGWAIPMAYVAIQGAPDIWCWLLFLAYMCWTVAYDTQYAMADREDDLKIGVKSTAILFGRYDVIIISVLQTLFLLIMGAVMWHYFALTSLGITPVFGLALVAMMFAKQNSACASRNALACFQAFLANIWVGRYVFALIAIACIWTTFNG
- a CDS encoding class I SAM-dependent methyltransferase — its product is MTNVKHVPTAAINCQLLYVSQTQASQVESLQALIAEHALPIILNIELVTEKLNQKHRQQLSQTSTQPVLLLDDKNKLSWLSDGLSVAPEWDKLQRRVVSAGRKSELLLQAAKITADSRVIDATAGFGHDSLILASTGAQVIMLEQQPLMALLLLAEQQRMSTLANWQKLMSRLHIINTDALSYFQSVNNESVADNSKIVDMVYLDPMFPEDSYQDSKTGKGAKVGKHMQALHQLASPPTLDEERQLLQSAQAVVSQNGQKQGRVIVKRPQSAPLLAHQQPSESWHNEAVRFDGYFV
- a CDS encoding undecaprenyl-diphosphate phosphatase; its protein translation is MDILLLIQAVIMGIVEGITEFLPISSTGYLILSADLMGFWTKEKVDLFVVVIQFGAILAVIYDYWGRLWQALMGLLTGKAEGMSNPRQLGLSLIVATIPVMIVGFTFADEIKAYLFNPIVVAIMLIIGGLLIFYVENRPKPIIAQEAEDVSLKTALMIGLLQCLALIPGTSRSGATIIGALWLGVSRKASAEFSFFLGIPVIIGAALLDFIKHRDVLTSSEDWLVLGIGTVVSFIVALLCIRLLVAWVSRRDFKVFAWLRIITGVLVLIAAWGFGYQMAG
- the tsaB gene encoding tRNA (adenosine(37)-N6)-threonylcarbamoyltransferase complex dimerization subunit type 1 TsaB gives rise to the protein MFLAMDTVFDQCSIAILDTSGQVLSSHTETGKRQQTQQILPMIDAALSEAQLRLADIKALIFNRGPGAFSGIRINTAVVQALSVAHDIPCVGVSSLQAIAQSAYQKYGLTHVYSALDARMQQVYFGQYALIDNIMQPVNQDNGENTEQLLDYDSQTALNIAIVGNGAGLLSLHDEQISHDEVWPDAVVIGQLGIAQFMTLGGTDAAHALPQYLRNQAWKTLKEQGKA